Part of the Saccharomyces kudriavzevii IFO 1802 strain IFO1802 genome assembly, chromosome: 8 genome is shown below.
AATTAATCAGCAATAAGCCCAAAAAATCAGCTTGGACGGGAGGGCCAACTAATAATAAATGTCATCCATGTAAACCTATACACAtacataaagaaaataatacaaAAGTGTTTTAAATACAGATACGTACATACTCATATGCACGTATAGCgtccaaattttttggtaaagGGACCCTTTTCCTAGTTATAAAATGCATCATAGAAATCATTGAAGTTTGCCGTAGTAATACCTAGATTATCTGATTCCAGATCCTTGTCAAtgattatatttttctggAAAACCTCTCTTTCCATCAAGAAATCTGAAATCTCCttaaatttcaaatagGTTCGGTTTAGTTCATTAATAGTGAACCTCAATAGAACGTTTTTGTTCTTCGCTGACTGATTGTAGTCTGAGACACCATTATTATTGGAGTTCCTGgcaaaattttgttttttcttgctgaACCTAAGCATATATTTGATCAGATTCAGGGCCTTGTTGAAACTTTTGATGGATTCGAAGTTTCCGTTGGCATTCATTTCATTCCGTAAAAAGGATAGCATAAtttctaatttctttaaaatttccaaaattttatcaTGAATCAATAGCAGTTGAACGTTAATTTCCTCATTTGAAAGGCTCTTATAAAAATCGTCATATAGTATTACTTCGCAACGCTGGAAAACGGCAAATGTTATCACTATGAAATTTTGCAAGATTTGGATAAATTGGtgcaaaaacaagaattcaTTACCATTGGAATGGAAACAATTCTCACTTGAAAATGACTTTATCGATTTGATagggaaaatgaaactaaACGACATAGAATAAAAAACGTGCATGGTGGAAATAATGTTCATTAGATTCTTCACACATTTTTCATAACTTGACGTTCTATTCCTTTTAGATGACTGCTGAGCCGTCATCGATAAGGATGcttcattttgaatgaaaagaaaaaagtttgtGTACACTATAGTATTGATAAAATTTAGAATATCTTTCCACTCTTTGCTGGCTTCGCTGATACCATGAGAACCTAGCAATTTCTTCACCCCTATGTTTAAGGTTTCTAGTAGACTTTCAACTTTGGCCAAGTCTAGTGGTAAATAGAAAGGAACATTTTGCAGaatatttatcaattttgtTTGTGTCTCTAATAGTTTTAAATCGTTAGCAATTAGCGGTATATCGTTAATATCAATGGAAGAAGGTATTGGAGATAAATTTTCAGTAGCAGATATCATAAATGAGGATTGACCTAATAGTGAATGTCTTAAgtaatatattttcttcaaaaaatgaaataattcGAAATCATTTATTTGGAAACTTAACAGACAATTTAAGTCTTCATctaaatttgatttatGATCATCATGAATGTATAAATTCTCATAAAATTTCGCCATGGCAATAAACTTGATGGCCTCTTGGTCATAAGATTCCAGATCTATCAGTTTGATTTGGTTTCGAATCAAGTTTAGATTATTCATCAACGAGAAGACATAGGCGTTGACGACTTGTCCACTAAATAAAGTCTTTGAATCGTTCATCACCAACAGAACCACAGTCAATTGTCCCAGTTTAGACAACTGACGTAAGGGAAGATTATTTGTTGAGAATGAAGAATCCGAATCACTATTTGGGAAAGAATTATTAACAAAATCCAATAATTGGGATTTGTCGAAGATTGGTAAAAACCCCTCAAAGTTCAGATTCCCAACAAGTTCAGACTCAAGCGTCTTGATAATCTTCGCTTTCGATGGGAATTCAACTTTGCCAGTCTCCGTGAACTTTTGGTTATCATTGTCGACAGGGGCACTCACTTTGAATTGGTTGATATGGCAAATATCGTGCAGGATATTATAAAACTTAAAAAGGTAATTATCCCTCAGAATAATGAAGTTTCTGGTGAAAAGGGAGTTAGGAGTATCCTTCAGCGGTTTCACCTGGACCAAACTTTGTACATCCGTTATCGTTAAGGCTGTGAAGTATTTTTGGGACGACGAACGTGTCGCAGAGCTTGAATATTCAAACTCAGTCCCTTTACTGTTGACTGCACCTTTCTTGAAGGTACCACCTGTTTTGCTGATTTTGCTTCTGCCGGAACTATTCGTATTTGAGATtaatctttctttcaaacttttcaattgcaAGTTTCGCAAGTCAAttagtttgtttttcagGAAGTCTATTTCTTTGAGCAACACCTCTTCTTGAGTGAACGGGGAAGTCATTAGATCGAAAACTGCCGAGTCTTGATTCATACCAGCATTGAAAGAATATGCACTATCCGTGAAGTCAATATTTTGAGCGTTGACCAGTTGTAATCGCGTGTTGTACTCTCTAATTTGGTCCATGGAGGGTACATCAGGACTATCGCTTCTAACAATAACGCTGCCATGAACATTACTGTTGAGGTTATTACTACTTTGAAGTGGAGCAGTGTTATTGTTTGTACTAGTATTTTGATGGCTAGTGGTTTTGTTCCACTGGGCAGTAGTATCCGCAGCAGGGCTAAAGGTGAAGCTAGAAGCTTCTATCGACGTTTGCATGATCGGGTACTGGGTCTGAATCATTACGTTTTTCTGGTTTACACCGTTTCCCTGATTGAAATGGTTAGCACTTTGGCCACCTCCGTGCGAGGATATGCCGGACGCAGAGGGTATAGCGACCATCTTGCCGGGCCCATCTGGATAGAAACAGTCCGGTTTGTTATACTTAACACAATTTCCACATATCGGTTTTGCTCTGTCGCACCCGATCTTTCTCTTCCTGCACTGGGTGCAAGCAGGCGGCTTCCTCACTTTTCTCACTTGCATGTCCATCATGattaaaaagaaacagcaACGCTAGAGCACTAGTCACAGCAGACAACGACAATACTCCTCTCGCAAACTGCTAAGATGCATTAAAATAACAAcaactttcttcttgttcgtCCTCTCTTTGCATCATTCCTGCAAAATATCACGTTGCACGAGCTGGGATGCATAAGTGCTAAACTCTATGAATGACACATGCCAAGGCCAAATTCATAGCAGGATTGGGATCTCCAGTCGGTTCATTGGCTGCTGTACTGAGATGTTTCCGTCGTCAATTGAGGGCCAGCCTCGATCAGTTCTGGATGTCCCTCCTGTAAGATAgtttgttgtttttgacGCTTGATTGCAATACGGTATCTTTaactatttttattatgtaTAGGATTTGACTTCAGAtgtgtatgtatgtatattgTATTATGTTAATGTCTTGTATGGTCAAGAAGAGAGATTTGGTGTCCATTCGCCACAGTTTGCAATCTTCACCGTCTCCAGAGGCTTGTCTTTGGAATCCCTGGACACGTGCTGGACGTAATTGACAACATCCATACCATCCACGACCTGCCCAAAGACCACATGCTTGCCGTCGAGCCATGAGGCGTCGTCCGTAGTGGTGATGAAGA
Proteins encoded:
- the RSC30 gene encoding Rsc30p (similar to Saccharomyces cerevisiae RSC3 (YDR303C) and RSC30 (YHR056C); ancestral locus Anc_5.322) produces the protein MMDMQVRKVRKPPACTQCRKRKIGCDRAKPICGNCVKYNKPDCFYPDGPGKMVAIPSASGISSHGGGQSANHFNQGNGVNQKNVMIQTQYPIMQTSIEASSFTFSPAADTTAQWNKTTSHQNTSTNNNTAPLQSSNNLNSNVHGSVIVRSDSPDVPSMDQIREYNTRLQLVNAQNIDFTDSAYSFNAGMNQDSAVFDLMTSPFTQEEVLLKEIDFLKNKLIDLRNLQLKSLKERLISNTNSSGRSKISKTGGTFKKGAVNSKGTEFEYSSSATRSSSQKYFTALTITDVQSLVQVKPLKDTPNSLFTRNFIILRDNYLFKFYNILHDICHINQFKVSAPVDNDNQKFTETGKVEFPSKAKIIKTLESELVGNLNFEGFLPIFDKSQLLDFVNNSFPNSDSDSSFSTNNLPLRQLSKLGQLTVVLLVMNDSKTLFSGQVVNAYVFSLMNNLNLIRNQIKLIDLESYDQEAIKFIAMAKFYENLYIHDDHKSNLDEDLNCLLSFQINDFELFHFLKKIYYLRHSLLGQSSFMISATENLSPIPSSIDINDIPLIANDLKLLETQTKLINILQNVPFYLPLDLAKVESLLETLNIGVKKLLGSHGISEASKEWKDILNFINTIVYTNFFLFIQNEASLSMTAQQSSKRNRTSSYEKCVKNLMNIISTMHVFYSMSFSFIFPIKSIKSFSSENCFHSNGNEFLFLHQFIQILQNFIVITFAVFQRCEVILYDDFYKSLSNEEINVQLLLIHDKILEILKKLEIMLSFLRNEMNANGNFESIKSFNKALNLIKYMLRFSKKKQNFARNSNNNGVSDYNQSAKNKNVLLRFTINELNRTYLKFKEISDFLMEREVFQKNIIIDKDLESDNLGITTANFNDFYDAFYN